A window of the Dyadobacter pollutisoli genome harbors these coding sequences:
- a CDS encoding acetyl-CoA C-acyltransferase — translation MNAYIVAGYRTAVGKASRGGFRFTRPDDLGATVIKHLLEKLPDLDPARVDDVIVGNAVPEAEQGMQMGRYVALLALPKNVSGITINRYCGSGVEAIAMASAKIHAGMAECIIAGGTESMSMVPTMGWKTALNYEIAHTNPDYYLSMGLTAEQVAKDFNISREKQDEFSFQSHQKALRAQKEGWFTNGIVPVTVKETYFDAASGKKKTREIVVSQDEGPRADTTIEALNKLKPVFAAGGSVTAGNSSQTSDGAAFVVVMSEKLVNELNLKPIAKMLSYATAGVDPRIMGIGPVAAIPVALKQAGLKLNDIEQIELNEAFAAQSLAVIQELGINPEIVNPNGGAIALGHALGSTGARLSVQLFNEMQRQNQKYGMVTACVGGGQGVAGIYERLN, via the coding sequence ATGAATGCATACATCGTAGCCGGCTATCGCACCGCGGTCGGAAAAGCTTCCAGAGGTGGTTTCCGGTTTACCCGCCCCGACGACCTGGGAGCAACAGTTATCAAACATTTGCTGGAAAAATTGCCAGATCTCGACCCCGCCCGTGTGGATGATGTGATCGTAGGAAACGCAGTACCAGAAGCAGAACAAGGCATGCAAATGGGCCGCTACGTGGCGTTGCTGGCGCTTCCTAAAAATGTCTCAGGTATTACCATTAACAGATATTGCGGCTCAGGCGTAGAAGCTATCGCCATGGCTTCGGCGAAAATACATGCCGGAATGGCCGAATGTATCATTGCAGGAGGAACCGAATCCATGTCGATGGTACCTACAATGGGCTGGAAAACGGCATTGAATTACGAAATCGCCCATACCAATCCTGATTACTACCTGAGTATGGGCCTGACGGCCGAGCAGGTGGCGAAAGATTTCAATATCAGTCGCGAAAAGCAGGATGAGTTTTCGTTTCAATCTCACCAGAAAGCATTGCGTGCTCAAAAAGAGGGCTGGTTTACGAATGGCATCGTACCGGTAACAGTCAAAGAAACATACTTTGACGCCGCGTCAGGGAAGAAAAAAACCCGTGAAATCGTGGTGAGCCAGGACGAAGGCCCCAGAGCTGACACGACCATTGAAGCATTGAACAAACTGAAACCAGTTTTCGCGGCAGGCGGCTCGGTAACAGCAGGAAATTCTTCGCAAACTTCCGACGGTGCTGCATTTGTAGTGGTAATGTCCGAAAAGCTGGTTAATGAACTGAATCTGAAACCCATAGCCAAAATGCTGTCCTACGCCACTGCTGGCGTGGATCCGAGGATCATGGGCATAGGCCCGGTTGCAGCCATTCCCGTTGCTTTGAAACAGGCTGGTTTGAAACTCAATGACATTGAACAAATAGAACTGAATGAGGCTTTCGCGGCGCAGTCACTGGCGGTTATTCAGGAACTGGGTATCAATCCAGAAATCGTAAATCCGAATGGTGGCGCCATTGCATTGGGCCATGCATTGGGATCTACAGGTGCGAGACTTTCAGTGCAGCTTTTCAATGAAATGCAACGTCAGAATCAAAAATATGGCATGGTGACAGCCTGTGTAGGAGGCGGGCAGGGCGTTGCCGGAATCTACGAAAGGCTGAATTGA
- a CDS encoding rhomboid family intramembrane serine protease, producing MSITLILVIITSGISYYAFNNYSLMDKLILNPYRVSKYNEYYRFVTSGFVHADFGHLIFNMLSLWFVGESIERLFSMLFGPSGTIYYLFLYIVGIIVSDIPTFLKHRNNSKYNSLGASGGVSAVLFATILYAPLMTVSLYFFIQMPGFIFGLLFLGYSLYEAKRGTSYVNHSAHMYGALFGMIFMAVVYPPAVPGFFEQILSWRLF from the coding sequence ATGTCGATTACCCTCATACTAGTCATTATCACATCCGGGATCAGCTATTACGCGTTCAATAATTACAGCCTGATGGATAAGCTGATCCTGAATCCTTACCGGGTTAGCAAATACAATGAATACTACCGTTTTGTGACCTCAGGCTTTGTACACGCGGATTTCGGCCACCTGATCTTCAATATGCTGAGTTTGTGGTTTGTAGGCGAAAGCATTGAAAGGCTGTTTTCTATGCTTTTCGGGCCGAGCGGGACCATTTATTATCTGTTTTTGTATATCGTCGGAATCATTGTGTCCGACATACCGACATTTCTGAAACACCGCAACAATTCCAAATACAATTCTCTGGGTGCTTCGGGAGGAGTTTCTGCTGTGCTTTTCGCTACGATACTTTATGCGCCTTTGATGACGGTATCACTGTACTTCTTTATTCAGATGCCGGGATTTATTTTCGGTCTTCTGTTCCTGGGATATTCGCTTTACGAAGCAAAACGCGGAACGAGCTACGTCAACCACAGTGCACACATGTATGGCGCATTGTTCGGGATGATCTTTATGGCCGTGGTGTACCCGCCAGCAGTGCCGGGTTTTTTTGAGCAGATATTATCCTGGCGGTTATTTTAA
- a CDS encoding cytochrome b5 domain-containing protein, whose translation MKEYTRAQLALRNGQDREEIWCAYKGIIYDVSTSRLWRNGHHYEHWAGQDLTKELGDAPHTERVFERFNAIGKLQKEHSN comes from the coding sequence ATGAAGGAATACACAAGGGCACAATTGGCGCTTCGAAACGGGCAGGACCGGGAGGAAATCTGGTGTGCATACAAAGGAATTATTTACGACGTAAGTACCTCCCGGCTGTGGCGGAACGGCCATCATTATGAGCATTGGGCCGGGCAGGACCTGACCAAAGAACTGGGCGATGCCCCGCATACCGAGCGCGTTTTCGAACGTTTCAATGCAATAGGTAAGCTACAAAAGGAACATTCCAACTAA
- the secA gene encoding preprotein translocase subunit SecA: MFKIFSKLFGTKSERDLKELTPYVDKVNAEYALLASLSNDELRAQSEGLKQHIKDQLQSIDEQIASLRQQANDEPNVDNKEAIFKKIDALELDRNKELERVLLDILPKAFAIVKDTARRFKDNEKIEVTASFFDREVATRKSHVVIEGDKAHWNTTWDVIGQPIKWNMLHYDVQLIGGVVLHQGKISEMATGEGKTLVATLPAFLNALAGQGVHIVTVNDYLAKRDAEWNAPLFEFHGMSVDCIDRHQPNTIARRNAYKADLTYGTNNEFGFDYLRDNMSRTPEELVQRKHHFAMVDEVDSVLIDDARTPLIISGPVPRGDEQEYLELKPRVSRIVEAQKKLAMDFLNDAKKKITSGDKKEGALALFRAHRGMPKYKPLIKYLSESGIKQLMQESESIYLAENQKLMPVADAPLYFTIDERHNSIELTEKGIDFLTGESDQSNFFILPDIAVDLDAIEKDGSLTEQERIIQKEALIRDYSVKTARIHTVNQLLKAFTLFEKDVEYVIMDGKVKIVDEQTGRIMDGRRYSDGLHQAIEAKENVRVEDATQTYATVTLQNYFRMYHKLAGMTGTAETEAGEFWEIYKLDVVSIPTNVSAVRKDHEDKVYRSVREKYNAVTDEIVELVEAGRPVLVGTTSVENSEIISRMLTLRKIQHQVLNAKQHQREAEVVAEAGKPGTVTIATNMAGRGTDIKLTPESKKAGGLAIIGTERHESRRVDRQLRGRSGRQGDPGSSQFFVSLEDNLMRLFGSDRMAKVMDRMGLEEGEVIQSGMITKSIERAQKKVEENNFGMRKRLLEYDDVMNYQRDAIYTRRRNALFGDRLAVDIANTLYDVSDELVTTAGSYAELELATITTLGMELPFSEAEYGSLKISERSQKLYDAAEKQYQDKNHAISQKALPVLSSIHADRGATISEIMIPFSDGIRQAGVVVSLKKALENEGREISREMEKAIVLSLIDQEWKEHLREMDDLKQSVQNAVFEQKDPLLIYKFESVELFKRFLSKVNFDMISFLMKADIPQEDAAPATAVQHTVRRPAPAPALHTNREEEFDTELDGPNEYARQMESTTKTQPVRTIKIADRNQKVSVQYRDGRILRDVKFKKVEHEVKNGDCVVIE, encoded by the coding sequence ATGTTTAAAATATTTTCTAAGCTATTTGGCACAAAATCAGAGCGGGATTTAAAGGAATTAACCCCGTACGTTGATAAAGTCAATGCCGAATATGCGCTATTGGCTTCCCTATCCAATGATGAACTCCGTGCTCAGTCCGAAGGCCTGAAACAACATATTAAAGACCAGCTCCAATCTATCGACGAGCAGATCGCGTCTTTGCGACAGCAGGCCAATGACGAGCCTAATGTGGACAACAAGGAGGCGATTTTCAAAAAAATAGATGCGCTGGAACTGGACAGGAACAAGGAACTTGAAAGAGTACTTCTGGATATACTGCCAAAAGCGTTCGCCATTGTAAAAGATACGGCCCGTCGCTTTAAGGACAACGAGAAAATAGAGGTTACAGCATCGTTTTTTGACCGCGAAGTAGCAACCAGAAAGTCACATGTAGTGATTGAGGGTGACAAAGCCCATTGGAATACTACCTGGGATGTGATCGGGCAGCCTATCAAATGGAACATGCTGCATTATGATGTGCAGCTGATCGGTGGGGTTGTATTGCACCAGGGAAAAATCTCTGAAATGGCAACGGGTGAAGGTAAGACATTGGTAGCAACGCTTCCTGCCTTCCTGAATGCACTTGCCGGACAAGGTGTACACATTGTAACTGTCAACGATTACCTCGCCAAGCGTGATGCCGAGTGGAATGCACCGCTCTTTGAGTTTCACGGCATGAGCGTTGATTGTATCGACCGTCACCAGCCTAATACCATTGCCCGTAGAAATGCTTATAAGGCAGATCTTACCTACGGGACCAATAACGAGTTTGGTTTTGACTACCTGCGTGACAATATGTCACGCACACCGGAAGAACTGGTTCAGCGTAAACATCATTTTGCAATGGTGGATGAGGTTGACTCCGTGTTAATTGATGATGCACGTACACCTTTGATCATCAGCGGCCCGGTTCCCCGCGGCGACGAACAGGAATATCTGGAATTGAAGCCACGTGTTTCGAGGATCGTTGAAGCGCAGAAAAAACTGGCGATGGATTTTCTGAATGACGCCAAAAAGAAGATCACAAGCGGAGATAAAAAAGAAGGAGCCCTTGCATTGTTCCGTGCGCACCGCGGTATGCCGAAATACAAACCTTTGATCAAGTACCTGAGTGAGTCAGGGATCAAACAGTTGATGCAGGAATCCGAATCCATATATCTGGCCGAAAACCAGAAACTGATGCCGGTGGCGGATGCACCATTGTATTTTACCATCGATGAGCGTCACAACAGCATTGAGCTAACCGAAAAAGGGATCGACTTCCTGACCGGCGAATCGGACCAAAGCAATTTCTTTATCCTTCCCGATATAGCGGTTGATCTGGACGCGATTGAAAAAGATGGTTCTTTAACTGAGCAAGAAAGAATTATTCAGAAGGAAGCATTAATCCGCGATTATTCTGTAAAAACTGCCCGTATCCACACCGTTAACCAGCTTTTGAAGGCATTCACACTTTTTGAAAAAGATGTGGAATATGTGATCATGGACGGAAAGGTGAAGATCGTTGATGAGCAAACAGGTCGTATCATGGACGGTCGTCGTTATTCCGACGGTTTGCACCAGGCCATTGAAGCAAAGGAGAATGTACGTGTTGAAGACGCAACGCAAACTTATGCGACCGTTACCTTGCAGAATTACTTCCGTATGTATCACAAGCTGGCTGGTATGACCGGTACGGCGGAGACAGAGGCAGGTGAGTTCTGGGAAATCTATAAGCTGGATGTTGTTTCGATTCCAACGAATGTAAGTGCGGTCCGTAAGGATCACGAAGATAAAGTGTATCGTTCGGTACGTGAGAAGTACAATGCGGTAACTGATGAAATCGTAGAGCTGGTGGAGGCTGGCCGACCAGTTTTGGTAGGTACTACTTCGGTTGAAAACTCAGAAATTATCAGCCGGATGCTTACCCTGCGTAAGATACAGCACCAGGTATTGAACGCCAAGCAACACCAGCGTGAGGCTGAGGTAGTAGCCGAAGCAGGTAAGCCAGGTACGGTGACGATCGCAACGAACATGGCCGGTCGTGGTACCGACATTAAGCTGACGCCTGAATCGAAAAAGGCTGGCGGACTTGCGATTATCGGTACGGAAAGACATGAAAGCCGCCGGGTTGACCGCCAGTTACGCGGACGTTCCGGTCGTCAGGGTGACCCTGGTTCATCTCAGTTTTTCGTTTCATTGGAAGATAACCTGATGCGTTTGTTCGGATCTGACCGTATGGCAAAGGTAATGGACAGAATGGGACTGGAAGAGGGGGAAGTGATCCAGAGCGGAATGATCACCAAGTCCATTGAAAGAGCTCAGAAAAAAGTAGAGGAAAATAACTTCGGTATGCGTAAGCGTCTTCTGGAATATGACGACGTGATGAACTATCAGCGTGATGCCATTTATACCCGTCGCCGTAACGCACTCTTTGGAGATCGTTTGGCAGTGGACATTGCGAACACATTATATGATGTGAGCGATGAGCTGGTAACGACGGCAGGTTCTTATGCAGAATTGGAACTGGCAACTATTACTACCTTGGGTATGGAGCTTCCATTCAGCGAAGCAGAGTACGGTTCACTTAAAATATCGGAACGTTCTCAAAAACTATATGACGCTGCTGAAAAGCAATATCAGGACAAAAACCACGCAATCTCGCAAAAGGCGCTTCCGGTACTGAGTTCGATTCATGCCGATCGCGGTGCGACTATTTCTGAGATTATGATTCCTTTCAGCGACGGTATCCGTCAGGCTGGGGTTGTGGTAAGCCTGAAAAAAGCATTGGAGAATGAAGGACGCGAGATTTCCCGTGAAATGGAGAAAGCTATCGTTCTTTCACTGATAGACCAGGAATGGAAAGAGCATTTGCGTGAAATGGATGACTTGAAACAATCCGTTCAGAATGCGGTATTCGAGCAAAAAGATCCATTGCTGATCTACAAGTTTGAATCTGTGGAATTGTTCAAACGCTTTTTGAGCAAAGTGAATTTTGATATGATCTCCTTCCTGATGAAGGCTGATATTCCACAAGAAGATGCTGCCCCTGCCACCGCGGTTCAGCATACGGTGCGCCGACCTGCACCTGCACCGGCTTTGCATACCAATCGCGAAGAAGAGTTTGATACTGAGCTGGATGGACCTAATGAATATGCCCGTCAGATGGAATCAACCACTAAGACGCAACCTGTTCGCACCATTAAAATCGCAGACAGAAATCAGAAAGTTTCGGTACAATACCGTGACGGACGGATTTTGCGGGACGTGAAATTCAAAAAAGTGGAGCATGAAGTGAAGAACGGAGATTGTGTGGTAATTGAGTAA
- a CDS encoding aminotransferase class IV, with protein sequence MPFHQYFNGDIIDINSAVFKTNDLGLLRGYGLFDYFRTYNGVPFRWDDYWQRFENSARLLKLELPVSKGDTEKALADLHALSGEQEVAFRFVLTGGYAPDSVHVVQPNFLIRTEPLPQDNPAGRLKGIKVLPYEYVRDLPEVKTTNYVHMVLMADELKRQQAADLLFHKDGEVSELTRSNVFIFKGDKLVTSDRNILNGITRRVVMELAKPHFDVEVRPVSYKEVITADEAFTTSTTKWVMPVVQIGDVPVGNGLAGKRTLFLQELFEKLVADWGK encoded by the coding sequence ATGCCTTTTCACCAATATTTCAACGGAGACATTATTGATATCAACAGCGCGGTTTTCAAAACCAATGACCTCGGGTTACTGCGCGGTTATGGCCTTTTCGACTATTTCAGGACATATAATGGAGTTCCGTTTCGCTGGGACGATTACTGGCAGCGGTTCGAAAATTCAGCCAGATTGTTAAAATTGGAGTTACCGGTTTCAAAGGGAGATACAGAAAAAGCACTCGCTGACCTGCATGCATTGTCGGGCGAGCAGGAGGTTGCGTTCCGGTTTGTACTCACAGGCGGATACGCGCCTGACAGCGTGCATGTGGTACAGCCCAATTTCCTGATCCGAACCGAACCTTTACCGCAGGATAATCCAGCTGGGCGACTGAAAGGGATCAAAGTGTTACCATACGAATATGTACGCGATCTGCCGGAGGTGAAAACTACGAACTATGTGCATATGGTGCTCATGGCCGATGAATTGAAACGCCAGCAGGCTGCGGACCTGCTTTTTCACAAAGACGGAGAAGTAAGCGAGCTCACGAGGAGCAACGTGTTTATTTTTAAAGGCGATAAACTGGTTACCTCAGACAGGAATATCCTGAACGGCATCACACGGCGGGTCGTGATGGAACTCGCCAAGCCACATTTTGACGTAGAAGTGCGACCAGTTTCTTACAAGGAAGTCATTACGGCTGATGAGGCCTTTACAACCAGTACCACTAAATGGGTGATGCCCGTCGTGCAGATCGGCGACGTGCCGGTCGGAAACGGATTGGCTGGAAAGCGTACATTGTTCTTGCAGGAGTTATTTGAAAAACTGGTTGCAGATTGGGGCAAATAA
- the thiL gene encoding thiamine-phosphate kinase produces the protein METRTEISSLGEFGLIKRINEGIKISLPDTIKGIGDDAAVIDTGEEYGLLTSDMLLEGVHFDLTFFPLKHLGYKAIAINVSDIAAMNGTPRQVTVNLALSNRFSVEAIDELYAGMKAACKDFNVDLVGGDTSSSRSGLLISVSVFGKVNKEKVTYRYTAKPNDLICVTGDLGGAYLGLQLLEREKQVFLANPEMQPELDGKDYVVQRQLRPEARMDVIYELAEAGVVPTAMIDVSDGLASDLLHICAQSGVGAVIFEERLPIDEQTYLAASELNIGPVTAAMNGGEDYELLFTVSQASYELIKNNPKISFIGYTTANKEEIVLHTKGDSRVPITAQGWS, from the coding sequence ATGGAAACAAGAACTGAAATAAGCAGCCTGGGAGAATTCGGGTTGATTAAAAGAATAAATGAAGGAATAAAAATTTCTTTACCTGATACCATTAAAGGAATAGGCGACGATGCGGCGGTGATCGACACGGGTGAAGAATACGGGTTGCTAACTTCTGATATGCTGCTCGAAGGCGTTCATTTTGACCTTACGTTTTTTCCGCTGAAACATCTGGGCTACAAGGCCATTGCCATTAATGTGTCCGACATTGCTGCGATGAATGGTACCCCGCGGCAAGTGACCGTTAACCTTGCATTGAGCAACCGGTTTTCTGTGGAAGCCATTGACGAGCTATATGCTGGTATGAAAGCGGCCTGCAAGGACTTTAATGTTGACCTGGTAGGAGGTGATACTTCTTCTTCGAGATCGGGACTACTGATATCAGTGAGCGTTTTTGGTAAAGTCAACAAAGAAAAAGTTACCTATCGCTATACTGCCAAACCTAATGATCTGATCTGCGTGACCGGGGATTTGGGCGGTGCCTATCTTGGATTACAGCTGCTGGAAAGGGAAAAACAAGTGTTTCTTGCGAACCCCGAAATGCAGCCTGAATTGGATGGAAAAGATTACGTGGTTCAGCGGCAGCTGCGCCCGGAGGCGAGAATGGACGTAATTTACGAACTCGCTGAGGCTGGCGTAGTACCGACAGCCATGATCGACGTTTCCGACGGACTTGCTTCTGACTTGCTACATATTTGCGCGCAATCTGGCGTAGGAGCGGTGATTTTTGAAGAAAGATTGCCTATCGACGAACAGACTTACCTGGCCGCTTCGGAGTTGAACATTGGCCCGGTGACTGCCGCCATGAATGGTGGAGAAGACTATGAGTTGCTTTTTACCGTCTCGCAAGCTTCTTACGAACTCATTAAGAACAATCCCAAGATCAGTTTTATTGGCTACACCACAGCTAATAAGGAAGAAATCGTACTGCATACAAAAGGCGACAGCCGGGTGCCGATTACGGCCCAGGGTTGGAGCTGA
- a CDS encoding polyprenyl synthetase family protein, which produces MKPEQLLQTLQIEFDKHSYGENPAELYDPIAYIMALGGKRFRPLLTLLATSIYSEDWGKAIKPAMAVEVFHNFTLMHDDIMDRAPLRRGKPTVHEKWNANTAILSGDVMLIRAYDLLLDVPKDKLRLVLARFNQTAAEVCEGQQLDMNFETRWNVTEEEYIGMIRLKTSVLLGFALELGGIIGGADENAIQLLYSAGENMGIGFQLKDDLLDVYGDPTKFGKQVGGDIIANKKTFLLIEALSKAEGTVKAELEKWIEMKTFDNDEKVNAVRNIYETLDIRTFTEQKINAYFAKGLASLNELSIDESRKEPLLQFAQQLVEREK; this is translated from the coding sequence ATCAAACCCGAACAACTCCTTCAAACACTTCAAATAGAATTTGACAAACATTCTTACGGAGAAAATCCCGCGGAACTGTACGACCCCATAGCATACATTATGGCACTGGGCGGAAAACGTTTTCGTCCATTACTGACATTACTTGCCACGTCCATTTACAGCGAGGATTGGGGAAAAGCGATCAAACCTGCTATGGCGGTAGAGGTTTTTCACAACTTCACATTAATGCATGACGATATCATGGACCGCGCCCCGCTCAGACGCGGTAAACCGACGGTTCACGAAAAATGGAATGCTAACACCGCGATATTATCCGGCGATGTGATGCTGATCAGGGCTTATGATCTGCTGCTGGACGTTCCAAAAGATAAATTACGCCTGGTACTGGCCCGTTTTAACCAAACCGCAGCGGAAGTGTGTGAAGGGCAGCAGCTGGACATGAATTTTGAAACAAGGTGGAATGTTACCGAGGAAGAGTACATTGGAATGATCAGGCTGAAAACTTCGGTACTACTGGGATTTGCCCTGGAACTGGGCGGAATCATCGGAGGGGCTGACGAGAATGCCATTCAACTGCTTTATTCTGCCGGTGAAAACATGGGAATAGGATTTCAACTTAAAGATGATTTGCTTGATGTATATGGCGATCCAACCAAGTTCGGGAAGCAGGTAGGAGGTGACATTATTGCCAACAAAAAAACTTTCCTGCTCATTGAAGCATTGTCCAAAGCGGAAGGTACCGTGAAAGCCGAGCTGGAAAAATGGATTGAAATGAAAACTTTTGACAATGATGAAAAAGTGAATGCTGTCCGGAATATTTACGAAACACTGGACATTCGCACATTCACCGAGCAAAAAATCAACGCATACTTTGCCAAAGGACTTGCAAGCCTCAACGAGCTAAGCATAGACGAATCGCGCAAGGAGCCGTTACTGCAATTTGCCCAGCAGCTTGTGGAGCGGGAAAAATAA
- a CDS encoding glycosyltransferase family 2 protein, translating to MDVSIIIINYRTPQLIINCLNSIYKYTPEVTFEVIVVDNDPKNGGGAIVREAYPNVQWIDMEFNAGFGIANNRGMSVAKGKYFLLLNADTLVTDNVIGRCFDRMNNRPDIMACGALQYYADGTPMPFYRSFNEFRRTFFILPPSGLVDKVINKLYPEPKYADPDQYDWLVGAFIFVRKEGFEQTGGFSNDFFMYGEDVEWSGRLGKLGKLCYFQDCTFIHLENDNPFRRTNISWINRFSTQMQVSNFLWIRKQYGIFQYLLLILHYLIMTPVVFAWKMLFNLKKDGNPFSELRTQHIYVRKTRVLLKYFWKTLFLKKGLFKIRPDENIDLLTASA from the coding sequence ATGGATGTATCCATCATCATTATCAATTACAGGACTCCTCAGCTTATTATCAATTGCTTAAATTCTATATATAAGTACACTCCGGAAGTAACCTTTGAAGTCATAGTTGTTGACAACGACCCAAAAAATGGCGGCGGTGCCATTGTAAGGGAGGCTTATCCAAACGTACAATGGATCGACATGGAATTTAATGCCGGTTTTGGCATTGCCAACAATCGCGGAATGTCGGTAGCAAAAGGCAAATATTTCCTGCTCCTCAATGCCGATACCTTGGTTACAGACAATGTAATAGGAAGATGTTTCGACCGGATGAATAACCGGCCGGACATTATGGCTTGCGGCGCATTGCAATATTATGCAGACGGTACGCCCATGCCTTTTTACAGAAGCTTCAACGAATTCCGTAGAACTTTTTTCATACTTCCCCCCAGCGGTCTGGTAGATAAGGTAATAAACAAACTTTATCCTGAACCAAAGTATGCTGACCCGGATCAATATGACTGGCTTGTCGGTGCTTTTATTTTTGTCAGAAAGGAAGGATTTGAACAAACCGGAGGGTTTAGCAACGACTTTTTTATGTATGGTGAGGATGTCGAATGGTCGGGGCGCCTCGGAAAGCTGGGTAAGCTCTGTTATTTTCAGGACTGTACATTTATACATCTTGAAAACGACAATCCTTTCCGTCGTACCAATATTTCGTGGATCAACCGGTTTAGCACGCAAATGCAGGTTTCCAATTTCTTATGGATACGGAAACAGTACGGTATCTTTCAATATTTGTTGCTGATCCTGCATTACCTGATCATGACACCGGTTGTATTTGCCTGGAAAATGCTTTTTAATCTGAAAAAGGACGGAAATCCATTTTCGGAGCTGCGCACCCAACATATATATGTACGCAAGACGCGTGTACTTTTAAAATATTTCTGGAAGACCCTATTCCTAAAAAAAGGCCTGTTTAAAATCAGGCCCGACGAAAACATTGACCTGTTAACCGCCTCTGCATGA
- a CDS encoding phosphatidylserine decarboxylase family protein: MKLHREGYTIMAVTAIILILINLGINYLLPEGYWIPRLVLIGSVIVFLLVVQFFRVPTRTVHKSDRQIVAPCDGKVVVIEEVVESEYFKGPRRQVSIFMSPLNVHINWNPVSGVIQYFKYHPGLYLVAWHPKSSTDNERTTVVIRTVEGIDVLFRQIAGAAARRIRWYVKEGDQVEQSTEMGFIKFGSRVDIFLPLDAEIKVNLQDKTVGSVTVLAELK, translated from the coding sequence ATGAAACTGCATAGAGAAGGATATACCATCATGGCTGTGACGGCCATCATATTGATTTTGATAAACTTAGGTATAAACTATCTCCTTCCGGAAGGCTACTGGATCCCCAGGCTTGTACTGATCGGTAGTGTTATTGTCTTCCTGCTTGTAGTTCAGTTTTTCCGTGTACCCACCAGAACGGTACATAAAAGTGACCGCCAGATCGTCGCCCCCTGCGATGGGAAGGTGGTTGTGATTGAGGAAGTAGTCGAAAGCGAATATTTTAAAGGCCCCCGCAGGCAGGTGAGTATTTTTATGTCGCCTCTTAATGTCCATATCAACTGGAACCCGGTGAGTGGTGTTATTCAATATTTTAAATATCACCCTGGCTTGTACCTGGTAGCCTGGCATCCCAAATCCAGTACCGATAATGAGCGCACGACTGTCGTGATCCGTACAGTGGAAGGCATCGACGTTTTATTCAGGCAAATTGCCGGCGCGGCAGCACGACGTATCCGCTGGTACGTGAAGGAAGGCGATCAGGTGGAACAGAGCACTGAAATGGGTTTCATCAAATTCGGTTCACGGGTGGATATATTCCTCCCGCTCGATGCCGAAATCAAGGTTAACCTGCAAGACAAAACAGTAGGAAGCGTAACTGTGCTGGCGGAATTAAAATAA
- a CDS encoding PspC domain-containing protein: MNHNRLFRNTSNKMIGGVASGLADYFQIDVSVIRVILVLAVFIPVTFPVTLLYIIMWIVMPEGAKRTNSMEESHLSS, from the coding sequence ATGAACCACAATAGATTATTCAGAAACACAAGCAATAAAATGATTGGTGGCGTTGCCTCCGGCCTTGCAGATTACTTCCAAATTGATGTATCGGTCATCCGGGTGATTTTAGTACTGGCAGTCTTTATTCCTGTCACTTTCCCCGTAACGTTATTGTACATCATCATGTGGATCGTGATGCCAGAAGGCGCAAAACGCACCAACTCAATGGAAGAAAGCCACCTTTCTTCGTAG